In Streptomyces alboniger, the following are encoded in one genomic region:
- a CDS encoding acyl-CoA dehydrogenase family protein: protein MDFGHTADETRFRDRVRAVLQSPDVVAALRELHAAEEREPDERGLYRLLGEHGLLGVDWPRRYGGQGRTAAHAAVAVEEMMRAGVPDTLFVNGVQTVGKLLLLAGSEEQKRRVLPGLAAGRCFASVLYTEPGVGSDLSALTTRAVAVEGGHRIDGVKVFNLKSGITDLGLCAARTSSEGSRYEGLTLFLVDMRAPGVRVQRLDTMADEQFHRVGLEGVLVTDADVVGAVGDGWALLAEALPLERTGFDFALRAERWYEAGCAGLTSADGGPDGPAAAPWLADVGRHGAATAAARLLAWRCVGSVGAEGLDELRTSTAKWYASEQAAAVARWAATRHGPDAPPELAALLDSAYREAPGLTLSGGTSEMMLQTMSGFLLAAESADPYAAEVE, encoded by the coding sequence CGGGTCCGGGCGGTACTCCAATCGCCGGACGTCGTGGCCGCGTTGCGGGAGCTGCACGCCGCCGAGGAGCGTGAGCCCGACGAGCGCGGCCTGTACCGGCTGCTCGGCGAGCACGGTCTGCTCGGCGTCGACTGGCCCCGCCGCTACGGCGGGCAGGGCCGCACCGCCGCCCACGCGGCCGTCGCCGTGGAGGAGATGATGCGGGCGGGCGTCCCGGACACGCTGTTCGTCAACGGCGTCCAGACCGTCGGGAAGCTTCTGCTCCTCGCCGGCAGCGAGGAGCAGAAGCGGCGGGTGCTGCCGGGCCTGGCGGCCGGCCGGTGTTTCGCGAGCGTGCTGTACACCGAGCCCGGGGTCGGCTCCGATCTGAGCGCCCTGACGACCCGTGCCGTCGCGGTGGAGGGCGGTCACCGCATCGACGGCGTCAAGGTGTTCAACCTCAAGAGCGGCATCACGGATCTCGGCCTGTGCGCGGCCCGCACCTCGTCCGAGGGCTCGCGGTACGAGGGCCTCACACTGTTCCTCGTAGACATGCGCGCCCCGGGCGTACGCGTACAGCGCCTGGACACGATGGCCGACGAGCAGTTCCACCGGGTCGGCCTCGAAGGCGTTCTCGTCACCGACGCCGATGTCGTCGGCGCCGTCGGCGACGGCTGGGCGCTGCTCGCCGAGGCCCTGCCACTGGAACGCACGGGTTTCGACTTCGCGCTGCGCGCCGAGCGGTGGTACGAGGCGGGCTGCGCCGGGCTCACCTCGGCGGACGGCGGCCCGGACGGTCCGGCGGCCGCACCCTGGCTGGCCGACGTGGGCCGGCACGGAGCCGCCACCGCGGCGGCCCGCCTGCTGGCCTGGCGCTGCGTCGGATCGGTCGGCGCCGAAGGGCTCGACGAACTCCGGACGTCCACCGCCAAGTGGTACGCGAGCGAGCAGGCCGCCGCCGTGGCCCGCTGGGCCGCGACCCGCCACGGCCCGGACGCCCCACCGGAACTGGCCGCGCTGCTGGACAGCGCCTACCGGGAGGCCCCGGGCCTGACGCTCTCCGGCGGCACGTCGGAGATGATGCTCCAGACGATGTCCGGCTTCCTGCTCGCCGCCGAGTCGGCGGACCCGTACGCCGCGGAGGTGGAGTGA
- a CDS encoding acyl-CoA dehydrogenase family protein: protein MRLESDDVQRDLASAVRAGLAPAADPGGALDPADVHACLTDLDLYALELPDTAAGLAYGLSHVVPVCEELGRWVAPDSYRAAALLADVIQSAEPRGDGHPAPGSAELLAGIAAGKVTAGLASGDGVTVTAAPGGLRISGDCALSQPPPDASFHVVPARHTRGTVFAAVAVDSPGVTCAATRREGILRLSLKDVAPLALSAPAHDTGGVPSPLLVRARVRQAAHLLGLAAGAHRLAVGRAARRRQFGRSIGENQAVAFPLAEQFAHLEAVRLLIGEAAWDADGGRPAAVAATQSLAYAAELALRVTAHAVHVHGAAGITGEYAVQRYYRAAAVEATRWGAPAALWQEAGRLRLR, encoded by the coding sequence ATGCGGCTCGAAAGCGACGACGTACAGCGCGACCTGGCGTCGGCCGTACGCGCGGGCCTTGCCCCCGCGGCAGACCCGGGCGGCGCGCTCGATCCGGCCGACGTCCACGCCTGCCTTACCGACCTGGACCTGTATGCGCTCGAACTGCCGGACACAGCAGCGGGACTGGCCTACGGGCTGAGCCACGTGGTGCCGGTGTGCGAGGAGTTGGGCCGCTGGGTCGCCCCCGACTCCTACCGCGCGGCCGCGCTGCTCGCCGACGTGATTCAGTCGGCCGAGCCGAGAGGCGACGGTCATCCGGCGCCCGGCAGCGCGGAGTTGCTTGCCGGCATCGCGGCGGGCAAGGTCACGGCGGGGCTGGCGTCCGGGGACGGGGTCACGGTCACAGCGGCCCCCGGCGGCCTGCGGATCAGTGGTGACTGCGCCCTGTCGCAGCCACCGCCGGACGCCTCCTTCCACGTCGTACCGGCACGCCACACCCGGGGGACCGTGTTCGCCGCGGTGGCCGTCGACTCTCCCGGCGTGACGTGTGCGGCCACCCGGCGCGAAGGGATCCTGCGGCTGAGTCTGAAGGACGTCGCTCCCCTCGCGCTCTCCGCGCCCGCGCACGACACCGGCGGTGTCCCTTCACCGCTGCTCGTACGCGCCCGCGTCCGGCAGGCCGCCCATCTGCTCGGCCTGGCGGCGGGCGCGCACCGGCTCGCCGTCGGGCGGGCCGCCCGACGGCGGCAGTTCGGCCGGAGCATCGGCGAGAACCAGGCCGTCGCGTTCCCCCTGGCCGAGCAGTTCGCCCATCTGGAGGCCGTGCGCCTCCTGATCGGCGAAGCCGCCTGGGACGCCGACGGGGGGCGCCCGGCGGCCGTCGCCGCCACCCAGTCGCTCGCTTACGCGGCGGAACTGGCGCTGCGCGTCACCGCCCACGCGGTGCACGTCCACGGCGCGGCCGGAATCACGGGGGAGTACGCTGTCCAGCGGTACTACCGGGCCGCCGCCGTGGAGGCGACCCGATGGGGCGCCCCGGCCGCGCTGTGGCAGGAGGCGGGGAGGCTGCGCCTACGGTGA
- a CDS encoding [LysW]-aminoadipate kinase, protein MSGDRADGTPETVVVKCGGSGALDVDRLCEDVARLRAAGRRVVLVHGGSAEMSRLAEQLGVELRYLTAPDGVVTRYTDAATLDVLTLALAGRVKPTLLRALDRHGVRAVGLTGLDSGLLRARRKKAVRAVVEGRLTVVRDDRSGRIVGVDAALLHDLLAAGVVPVVSPPALAEDGEPVNVNADRAAAAVAAALRADSLLFLTGAPGVLTDPTDPASALAAYRLPQPGEPAPSWVQGGMTIKLVAAREALLAGVPSVWISDGGAAHPLKAVTGEGPGTRVTLPEPRSERPSPEAERPLPQARRPSP, encoded by the coding sequence GTGAGCGGGGACCGGGCCGACGGCACTCCGGAGACGGTGGTCGTCAAGTGCGGCGGCAGCGGGGCTCTCGACGTCGACCGGCTCTGCGAGGACGTCGCCCGGCTGAGGGCGGCGGGGCGGCGTGTGGTCCTCGTCCACGGCGGTTCCGCCGAGATGAGCCGCCTCGCGGAGCAACTCGGCGTGGAACTGCGGTATCTCACCGCACCCGACGGCGTCGTCACCCGCTACACCGACGCGGCCACCCTCGACGTCCTCACCCTGGCCCTGGCGGGCCGCGTCAAGCCCACGCTGCTCCGGGCCCTTGACCGGCACGGCGTCCGCGCCGTGGGGCTGACCGGCCTCGACTCCGGTCTGCTGCGGGCCCGCCGCAAGAAGGCCGTACGGGCGGTCGTGGAGGGACGACTCACTGTCGTACGGGACGACCGCAGCGGCCGGATCGTCGGCGTCGACGCCGCCCTGCTGCACGACTTGCTCGCCGCGGGCGTGGTGCCGGTGGTGTCGCCACCGGCACTGGCCGAGGACGGCGAACCGGTCAACGTCAACGCCGACCGTGCCGCGGCAGCCGTCGCGGCGGCGCTGCGGGCCGACAGCCTGCTCTTCCTCACCGGGGCCCCCGGGGTGCTCACCGACCCCACCGACCCGGCCAGCGCGCTGGCCGCCTACCGGCTGCCGCAGCCGGGTGAACCGGCCCCTTCCTGGGTGCAGGGCGGCATGACCATCAAGCTGGTCGCGGCGCGCGAGGCCCTGCTAGCGGGGGTGCCCAGCGTATGGATCTCCGATGGAGGGGCGGCGCACCCGTTGAAGGCGGTGACCGGCGAAGGGCCGGGCACCAGGGTCACCCTGCCAGAACCGCGGTCGGAGCGGCCGTCACCGGAGGCAGAGCGGCCGTTGCCGCAGGCGCGGCGGCCGTCACCGTAG
- the argC gene encoding N-acetyl-gamma-glutamyl-phosphate reductase encodes MIRAGIVGASGYIGGELCRILLGHPHLELVAPVSRGMAGRRLDGVHPNLRALTDLAFVGPDDAPDCDVLFLATPHRETMAMVPRWAGRAGCLVDLSADFRLTDPEVYERYYGTAHTAPELLPEFVTGWPERYRKDLAGADRISVPGCMATAAILALYPLAAAGLVEDRVSVDGRIGSSGSGSGAGPMNLHAERSGAMRVFAPAGHRHEAEVAQATGLTVSMSATGVEAVRGAQVLCRATLTAELREPELRRVYRDCYGAEPFVRVVAQRRGLYRLPEPKILSGSNFCDVGFALDADRGQVVAVAALDNLVKGAAGNAVQCVNIRQGWPERLGLEFPGLHPL; translated from the coding sequence GTGATCCGGGCGGGCATCGTCGGCGCGAGCGGCTACATCGGCGGGGAGCTGTGCCGCATCCTGCTCGGCCACCCCCACCTGGAGCTGGTCGCGCCGGTCTCGCGCGGCATGGCGGGCAGACGCCTCGACGGAGTGCACCCCAACCTCCGGGCCCTGACGGACCTCGCCTTCGTCGGACCGGACGACGCGCCGGACTGCGATGTGCTGTTCCTGGCCACACCGCACCGCGAGACCATGGCGATGGTCCCGCGATGGGCCGGCCGGGCCGGTTGCCTGGTCGACCTCAGCGCCGACTTCCGGCTGACCGACCCCGAGGTGTACGAGCGGTACTACGGCACCGCGCACACGGCCCCGGAGCTGCTGCCGGAGTTCGTCACCGGCTGGCCCGAGCGGTACCGCAAGGATCTGGCGGGCGCCGACCGGATCAGCGTGCCCGGTTGCATGGCGACCGCCGCCATCCTGGCCCTGTACCCGCTGGCCGCCGCAGGCCTGGTCGAGGATCGGGTATCGGTGGACGGCCGGATCGGGTCCAGCGGCTCGGGTTCGGGGGCCGGGCCGATGAACCTGCACGCCGAACGCAGCGGCGCCATGCGGGTGTTCGCGCCGGCCGGCCACCGGCACGAGGCGGAGGTGGCACAGGCCACCGGGCTGACCGTCAGCATGAGCGCCACCGGCGTCGAGGCCGTACGAGGAGCCCAGGTGCTGTGCCGGGCCACCCTCACGGCCGAGCTGCGCGAGCCGGAGCTGCGCCGGGTCTACCGCGACTGCTACGGCGCAGAGCCGTTCGTCCGCGTGGTGGCGCAGCGGCGCGGCCTGTACCGGCTGCCCGAGCCGAAGATCCTCAGCGGGTCCAACTTCTGCGACGTGGGCTTCGCCCTCGACGCGGACCGCGGCCAGGTCGTCGCCGTCGCGGCGCTCGACAACCTGGTGAAGGGGGCGGCGGGCAACGCCGTGCAGTGCGTCAACATCAGGCAGGGCTGGCCGGAGCGCCTTGGGCTCGAATTCCCCGGGCTGCACCCGCTGTGA
- a CDS encoding lysine biosynthesis protein LysW: MSTAVCPSCESDVKLDATPRQNEIVECPGCLSELEILGLDPVLLALAPEVEEDWGE; the protein is encoded by the coding sequence ATGTCTACAGCCGTGTGCCCGAGCTGCGAGAGCGACGTCAAGCTCGACGCCACGCCCCGGCAGAACGAGATCGTCGAGTGTCCGGGGTGCCTCAGCGAACTGGAGATCCTCGGGCTCGACCCCGTTCTGCTGGCGCTCGCGCCGGAGGTCGAAGAGGACTGGGGTGAGTGA
- a CDS encoding transketolase family protein — MTATEESVPSGSDWAELYTGSARDAHRRTLLELARADDRIFCVDSDTGGFEDGFAAELPAQYANVGIAEANLFGMSAGLAASGLIPFAHTMSTFATTRACEQLKLDVAGNNLPVKVVATHGGLSAGHYGPSHHALQDLAIVRTLPHLTVLVPADAGETALAVRAAAHHPGPVYIRLGRNATPRVYQEPYDFTIGASVQLGDGDDLLVVATGALPVHYALTARDVLAERGVSARVVNMHTIKPLDRAPLLRAARETAGIVTVEDHLVVGGLGGAVSEVVASEHPCRVRRVGVEDRYLDTVGDERDLLEDGGVTVDRVVTEALTLLKPTRTDAYSARPDAYEPRADHHNTRRR; from the coding sequence ATGACGGCGACGGAGGAGAGCGTCCCCAGCGGGAGCGACTGGGCGGAGCTGTACACGGGCTCGGCCAGGGACGCCCACCGGCGTACGCTCCTTGAGCTGGCCAGGGCCGACGACCGGATCTTCTGCGTGGACTCCGACACGGGCGGCTTCGAGGACGGGTTCGCCGCCGAACTCCCGGCCCAGTACGCGAACGTCGGGATCGCGGAGGCCAACCTGTTCGGCATGTCCGCCGGGCTCGCGGCCTCGGGACTCATCCCGTTCGCCCACACGATGAGTACGTTCGCCACCACCCGCGCCTGTGAGCAGCTCAAGCTGGACGTGGCCGGGAACAACCTGCCGGTCAAGGTGGTCGCCACCCACGGCGGTCTCTCCGCGGGCCACTACGGCCCCTCGCACCACGCCCTCCAGGACCTGGCCATCGTCCGGACCCTGCCGCACCTGACCGTCCTCGTGCCGGCCGACGCCGGTGAGACGGCCCTCGCGGTACGGGCCGCCGCTCACCACCCCGGCCCGGTGTACATCCGTCTCGGCCGCAACGCGACCCCCCGCGTCTACCAGGAGCCGTACGACTTCACCATCGGCGCCTCCGTCCAACTGGGCGACGGGGACGACCTGCTGGTGGTCGCGACCGGAGCGCTGCCGGTCCACTACGCGCTCACCGCGCGCGACGTGCTCGCCGAGCGGGGGGTGTCGGCGCGGGTCGTGAACATGCACACCATCAAGCCGCTCGACCGCGCCCCGCTGCTGCGCGCGGCGCGCGAGACCGCGGGCATCGTCACCGTCGAGGACCACCTCGTGGTGGGCGGGCTCGGCGGTGCCGTGAGCGAGGTGGTGGCCTCCGAACACCCCTGCCGGGTACGGCGGGTGGGCGTCGAGGACCGCTACCTCGACACCGTCGGGGACGAGCGCGATCTGCTGGAGGACGGCGGCGTGACGGTGGACCGCGTCGTGACGGAGGCGCTGACCCTGCTCAAACCCACGCGGACCGACGCGTACAGCGCGCGGCCCGACGCGTACGAACCACGCGCGGACCACCACAACACAAGGAGAAGGTGA
- a CDS encoding transketolase, which yields MTHEDVSIEELAERAYRAREHILAMGATEHGTHVGGSLSAVDILTVLYGSVLRVRPDEPRWPGRDWFVLSKGHAAAALYAVLAEHGYFPPEECRTYGQRHSRLAGHPLRRLPGVEFPTGSLGHGLSLAGGVALAASRTGRDNRAFVLLGDGELQEGSNWEAIMSAAHLGLGNLTAVVDRNGWQISGRTEESVGLEPLADRWRSFGWSVAEVDGHDLAALRALFGALPRTPGRPTVVIAKTVKGRGVPLFEDRKKSHYVRLTPRLHERATAGLRARRRNQT from the coding sequence ATGACGCACGAGGACGTCAGCATCGAAGAGCTGGCCGAACGCGCGTACCGGGCCCGCGAGCACATCCTCGCGATGGGGGCCACCGAGCACGGCACCCACGTCGGCGGCAGCCTGTCCGCCGTCGACATCCTCACCGTGCTCTACGGATCCGTACTGCGCGTGCGGCCCGACGAGCCGCGGTGGCCGGGCCGTGACTGGTTCGTGCTCAGCAAGGGGCACGCCGCCGCGGCGCTCTACGCCGTCCTCGCCGAGCACGGCTACTTCCCGCCGGAGGAGTGCCGCACCTATGGGCAGCGGCACAGCCGGCTGGCCGGGCACCCACTGCGCCGCCTGCCCGGCGTGGAGTTCCCGACCGGCTCCCTCGGCCACGGGCTGTCCCTCGCCGGCGGTGTGGCGCTGGCCGCGTCCCGCACCGGCCGCGACAACCGGGCGTTCGTCCTGCTCGGCGACGGTGAACTACAGGAGGGCTCCAACTGGGAGGCGATCATGTCCGCGGCCCACCTCGGCCTCGGCAACCTCACCGCCGTGGTCGACCGCAATGGCTGGCAGATCAGCGGCCGCACGGAGGAATCCGTGGGCCTGGAGCCGCTCGCCGACCGCTGGCGCAGCTTCGGCTGGTCGGTGGCCGAAGTCGACGGCCACGACCTGGCGGCGCTGCGGGCGCTGTTCGGCGCGCTGCCCCGCACGCCGGGCCGCCCCACCGTCGTCATCGCCAAGACCGTGAAAGGCCGCGGCGTGCCCCTCTTCGAGGACCGCAAGAAGAGCCACTACGTCCGGCTCACGCCCCGCCTGCACGAGCGGGCGACGGCCGGCCTGCGCGCACGGCGGAGGAACCAGACATGA
- a CDS encoding DegT/DnrJ/EryC1/StrS family aminotransferase, with protein sequence MGISRLAMFGGARTVDADAGTSPATAWPIVTNAEREAVLAVLDSGRFTSVERGEVQLLEEEWARYTGVGHCAALSSGTAAIELALAATGLEPGAEILVPALSFIATASAPVMRGLVPVFVDIDPLTYTIDPAAAAAAITPRTQAILAVHLHGLPCDMDALRTLADRHGLVLVEDAAQAHGATYRGRQAGALGDVAAFSLNASKNLPTSGEGGLLTTDDPAIHERVVLRRQFGEDLTGRGERGYLSQVIAGNAKLSSVQAAFTRCQLARLAERHEQRDRNVRRFLGRLAALDGIVTPHCPEDRTHAWFQLRLRFDPREAGCPEVTPGALRTVLQRALRAEGVPVRPYQSLPLPAQPALRDAFPDQPYRPQDHPTTLAVIEDSLTMQRWHLNPAAGPVLTRCADAFEKVWEQLDTLVPAARSMTYRPKWREAGTEAAPA encoded by the coding sequence ATGGGCATATCACGGCTGGCCATGTTCGGCGGAGCCCGCACGGTGGACGCCGACGCGGGCACCTCTCCCGCCACCGCCTGGCCGATCGTCACGAACGCCGAGCGCGAGGCGGTGCTCGCCGTCCTCGACAGCGGCCGCTTCACCTCCGTGGAACGCGGCGAGGTGCAACTCCTGGAAGAGGAGTGGGCGCGCTACACCGGGGTGGGCCACTGCGCTGCCCTCTCCTCGGGCACCGCGGCCATCGAACTGGCGCTGGCCGCGACCGGCCTGGAACCGGGCGCCGAAATCCTCGTACCCGCCCTCTCCTTCATCGCCACCGCGTCGGCGCCCGTCATGCGCGGGCTCGTCCCGGTGTTCGTGGACATCGACCCGCTCACCTACACCATCGACCCGGCCGCCGCCGCTGCCGCGATCACCCCGCGCACGCAGGCGATCCTCGCCGTTCACCTGCACGGCCTGCCCTGCGACATGGACGCGCTGCGTACCCTCGCCGATCGGCACGGCCTCGTACTCGTCGAGGACGCGGCGCAGGCGCACGGCGCGACCTATCGCGGCCGGCAGGCGGGCGCGCTCGGTGACGTGGCGGCGTTCAGCCTCAACGCCTCCAAGAACCTGCCCACGAGCGGCGAGGGCGGGCTCCTCACCACCGACGACCCGGCGATCCACGAACGCGTCGTACTGCGCAGGCAGTTCGGCGAGGACCTGACCGGGCGCGGCGAACGCGGCTACCTCTCGCAGGTGATCGCGGGCAACGCCAAGCTCAGCAGCGTCCAGGCCGCCTTCACCCGCTGCCAGCTCGCCCGGCTCGCCGAGCGGCACGAGCAGCGCGACCGGAATGTACGCCGCTTCCTCGGCCGGCTCGCGGCACTCGACGGAATCGTGACGCCGCACTGCCCCGAGGACCGCACCCACGCCTGGTTCCAGCTGCGCCTGCGCTTCGACCCCCGCGAGGCCGGCTGCCCGGAGGTCACCCCCGGCGCCCTGCGCACCGTGCTCCAGCGGGCGCTGCGCGCCGAGGGCGTGCCGGTCCGGCCCTACCAGTCGCTGCCCCTGCCCGCCCAGCCCGCGCTTCGTGACGCCTTCCCCGACCAGCCCTACCGCCCGCAGGACCACCCCACCACCCTGGCCGTGATCGAGGACTCCCTGACGATGCAGCGCTGGCACCTCAACCCCGCCGCGGGCCCGGTCCTTACGCGCTGCGCGGACGCCTTCGAGAAGGTGTGGGAGCAGCTGGACACGCTGGTGCCCGCCGCCCGGTCGATGACGTACCGGCCGAAGTGGCGCGAGGCCGGCACCGAGGCGGCACCCGCATGA
- a CDS encoding RimK family alpha-L-glutamate ligase, whose amino-acid sequence MSLPRDGAPDLPPDLPPGLAVIASRIAYEEKRILDELDRRRIPYHVLDPRSAVFRLDDLTAPWSTAVAREVSHHRNLTTARVLEHAGVTVVNSAAAIALCGDKLLTTLTLRAAGLPVPRCMVTPTPAAALDALDGFGYPAVVKPLTGSWGRQVARLADHDAAEAVLELRAALPDPQQRITYIQEYVDKPGRDIRGLVFGTEVVGAVYRTSTSWRTNTARDARTLPCPLTAELEGLLTATAAAIGPGVYGIDLLEDAEGRLLVNEVNHTPQFRGASEALDVDLPGRYVDYLVQQLVRN is encoded by the coding sequence GTGAGCCTGCCCAGGGACGGCGCGCCGGACCTGCCGCCCGACCTGCCGCCGGGGCTCGCCGTGATCGCGTCGCGCATCGCGTACGAGGAGAAGCGCATCCTGGACGAGCTGGACCGCCGCCGGATCCCGTACCACGTACTCGATCCGCGGAGCGCGGTCTTCCGGCTCGATGACCTGACGGCGCCCTGGTCCACGGCGGTCGCCCGGGAGGTGTCCCACCACAGGAACCTGACGACGGCACGCGTCCTCGAACACGCGGGCGTGACCGTGGTCAACAGCGCCGCGGCGATCGCGCTGTGCGGCGACAAACTGCTCACCACGCTGACCCTGCGGGCGGCCGGACTGCCCGTACCGCGCTGCATGGTCACGCCGACACCGGCGGCGGCGCTCGACGCCCTCGACGGCTTCGGATACCCGGCGGTCGTCAAGCCCCTGACCGGATCCTGGGGTCGCCAGGTCGCCCGGCTCGCCGACCACGACGCGGCCGAGGCCGTCCTCGAACTGCGTGCGGCCCTGCCCGACCCGCAGCAGCGCATCACCTACATCCAGGAGTACGTCGACAAACCCGGGCGGGACATCAGAGGGCTGGTGTTCGGCACCGAAGTGGTGGGCGCGGTGTACCGCACCTCCACGTCCTGGCGCACCAACACCGCACGTGACGCACGCACCCTGCCCTGCCCGCTCACCGCGGAGCTGGAGGGCCTCCTGACGGCCACGGCCGCCGCGATCGGCCCCGGCGTCTATGGAATCGACCTCCTGGAGGACGCCGAGGGGCGGCTCCTGGTCAACGAGGTCAATCACACGCCCCAGTTCCGCGGCGCCTCGGAAGCGCTCGACGTGGATCTGCCCGGCCGCTACGTGGACTATCTGGTACAGCAACTGGTGAGGAACTGA
- a CDS encoding M20/M25/M40 family metallo-hydrolase — translation MGVLDELDETELLRLMVETPSVTGEEGALVAQLVDAMSALGFRAHRDAVGNAVGELGTPGAPLILLLGHIDTVPGDLKVYEDAGKLYGRGAVDAKGPLATMVWAALRASARCDAHLMVVGAVGEEGSSPGARHLRGVVRPDAVVIGEPSGVGNVVLGYKGIIRFAVDISRPGAHTSSPAPKAVEVAADHWQAVRRHLAEGDASRPAFDRAIPALVALHGDVRRARVEISCRIPVGFDRDGFLDWLRELAGPDPLTVAESLPAVRSPRTDPVVAALREGIRRHVGAPTAKVKLGTADMNVVGPHWDVPIAAYGPGDSRLDHTDEEHVDLTEYLTAIDVLTTAVEELAAALAATEGRTRGAAAGSGPGATP, via the coding sequence GTGGGCGTACTCGACGAGCTCGACGAGACAGAGCTGCTCCGGCTCATGGTGGAGACTCCGTCGGTCACCGGCGAAGAGGGCGCGCTCGTCGCCCAACTGGTCGACGCCATGAGCGCGTTGGGCTTCCGTGCACACCGGGACGCCGTCGGCAACGCGGTCGGTGAGCTGGGCACGCCCGGCGCGCCGCTCATCCTGCTCTTGGGCCACATCGACACGGTCCCCGGCGACCTGAAGGTGTACGAGGACGCGGGGAAGCTGTACGGCCGCGGCGCGGTCGACGCCAAGGGCCCGCTCGCCACGATGGTGTGGGCGGCGCTGAGGGCCTCGGCCCGCTGCGACGCCCACCTGATGGTGGTCGGAGCCGTCGGCGAGGAGGGGTCCTCGCCCGGCGCGCGCCATCTGCGCGGTGTCGTGCGGCCGGACGCGGTCGTCATCGGCGAGCCGAGCGGCGTGGGCAATGTGGTGCTGGGATACAAGGGCATCATCCGCTTCGCCGTCGACATCTCCCGTCCCGGGGCGCACACCAGCTCACCCGCGCCGAAGGCCGTGGAGGTTGCGGCGGACCACTGGCAGGCGGTGCGCCGACACCTCGCCGAGGGCGACGCGTCACGTCCCGCCTTCGACCGGGCCATCCCCGCGCTGGTCGCGCTCCACGGCGACGTGCGGCGCGCCAGGGTCGAGATCTCCTGCCGCATCCCGGTCGGCTTCGACCGCGACGGATTCCTGGACTGGCTGCGCGAGTTGGCCGGGCCGGACCCGCTCACCGTGGCCGAGAGCCTGCCGGCGGTACGCTCGCCCCGCACCGACCCCGTCGTAGCCGCCCTGCGCGAGGGAATCCGACGGCATGTCGGGGCACCGACCGCCAAGGTCAAGCTCGGCACCGCCGACATGAACGTCGTCGGCCCGCACTGGGACGTGCCGATCGCCGCGTACGGCCCGGGGGATTCCCGCCTGGACCACACGGACGAGGAGCACGTGGACCTCACCGAGTACCTCACGGCGATCGACGTCCTGACGACCGCCGTCGAGGAGCTGGCCGCGGCCCTGGCCGCCACCGAGGGGCGTACCCGCGGGGCAGCCGCGGGATCCGGGCCGGGGGCGACCCCGTGA